From a region of the Streptomyces tirandamycinicus genome:
- a CDS encoding SseB family protein, protein MPAAAGAPADGGPESARREFARLLGEFRRTAVLVPFDEHDSLWTADRNGVRWICAFSHEQALARFAAARGETRREWRYRRVLGARLLDVMVPALPGPGGVALDAGSADGMLFPPVRGIVPDTAAVDLGETRGTE, encoded by the coding sequence ATACCGGCAGCGGCGGGCGCGCCCGCGGACGGTGGACCGGAATCGGCCCGCCGGGAGTTTGCGCGGTTGCTCGGGGAATTCCGGCGTACCGCCGTGCTGGTGCCGTTCGACGAGCACGACAGCCTGTGGACCGCCGACCGGAACGGCGTCCGCTGGATCTGCGCGTTCTCCCACGAGCAGGCCCTGGCCCGCTTCGCCGCCGCGCGGGGCGAGACCCGCCGGGAGTGGAGGTACCGGAGGGTCCTCGGCGCCCGTCTGCTGGACGTGATGGTGCCCGCGCTGCCCGGACCGGGCGGAGTGGCCCTGGACGCGGGCAGCGCCGACGGCATGTTGTTCCCGCCGGTCAGGGGCATCGTGCCCGACACGGCGGCAGTGGATCTCGGGGAGACGAGGGGGACGGAATGA